A region from the Motacilla alba alba isolate MOTALB_02 chromosome 10, Motacilla_alba_V1.0_pri, whole genome shotgun sequence genome encodes:
- the MNS1 gene encoding LOW QUALITY PROTEIN: meiosis-specific nuclear structural protein 1 (The sequence of the model RefSeq protein was modified relative to this genomic sequence to represent the inferred CDS: inserted 1 base in 1 codon) produces the protein MSLVLLNDVQKNIKSRFQNPPRGDVTPTWPRPQRXTRRGRVAILANQRGRFPGSETASRSPAAPRVATATACGMASEEREWGRRAARLRAELEREQRLDEALRAAEEDRKQRALQLEREQKLAAELARRDLEKMKDEKIRQQVRANSLELRELERKLKSAYMNKERAAQIAEKKAMYNEKMKWEDEVAQEMKEEYDRYLKEEMSAELRRNQEKKTYHQELDKQVEEQEKKKQEAYEEFLREKHMIDEIVKKIYEEDQMEKQRKLDKIRETQTYIEEFIKEQAIWRKRKQEEMEEENRKIMEFANMQRQREDGWMAKVRDTEEKKQRVQNMVAKTMEREKQKRKEQEQILQDLYLEEQEAMERKKEMAEIEKRIRQRLDLRQAYEKQFALKAAEQQAMREEDKALRQRILAKLAEDDRMEQLNAQKRRMKQLEHKMALEKILEDRRKQCIAEKERELKERELEKRRQESIRAIIEEERQKLLKEHAWKLLGYLPRGILKDENDINMLGEDFRLAYQQRRGNELSEES, from the exons ATGTCTTTAGTTTTACTCAACGACGTGCAAAAGAACATTAAG AGCAGATTTCAAAATCCCCCTCGCGGTGACGTCACGCCCACATGGCCCCGCCCACAGC CGACGCGTCGGGGTCGGGTCGCCATCTTGGCCAATCAGCGAGGGCGATTCCCCGGAAGTGAAACCGCGTCCCGGAGCCCGGCGGCGCCGCGCGTTGCCACGGCAACGGCCTGCGGGATG GCGTCCGAGGAGAGGGAGTGGGGCAGGCGGGCGGCCCGGCTGCGGGCCGAGCTGGAGCGGGAGCAGCGGCTGGATGAGGCGCTGCGGGCG GCAGAAGAGGACAGAAAGCAGAGAGCGCTGCAGCTGGAGCGAGAGCAAAAGCTGGCGGCTGAGCTGGCGAGGCGGGACCTcgagaaaatgaaagatgagAAGATCAGGCAACAAGTCAGAGCAAACAG tcTTGAACTTCGAGAGTTAGAAAGAAAGCTGAAATCTGCTTATATGAATAAAGAACGAGCTGCACagattgctgaaaaaaaagctATGTACAATGAGAAAATG AAATGGGAGGATGAAGTAGCCCAAGAGATGAAGGAAGAGTATGACAGGtatctgaaagaagaaatgtctGCGGAACTGAGGCGGAACCAGGAGAAGAAAACGTACCATCAAGAACTGGACAAACAGGTTGAGGAACAGGAGAAGAAGAAGCAAGAGGCTTATGAAGAGTTTCTAAGAGAGAAACACATGATTGATGAAATTGTAAAAAAGATCTATGAAGAAGACCAAAT GGAAAAGCAACGGAAATTAGATAAAATAAGAGAAACTCAGACATATATTGAAGAGTTTATAAAAGAACAAGCTatctggaggaaaaggaaacaggaagagatggaagaagaaaataggaaaattatgGAGTTTGCCAACATGCAACGACAAAGAGAAGATGGTTGGATGGCTAAAGTTCGAGacactgaggagaaaaaacagagagTTCAAAACATG GTTGCCAAGAccatggaaagagaaaaacagaagcgTAAAGAACAGGAACAAATCCTCCAAGATCTGTATCTGGAAGAACAGGAAgcaatggaaagaaagaaggagatg GCAGAAATCGAAAAGAGAATAAGGCAGCGCCTAGACTTAAGGCAAGCATATGAAAAGCAATTTGCTCTAAAGGCAGCAGAGCAACAAGCAATGAGAGAAGAGGACAAAGCTCTCCGGCAGCGGATTTTGGCCAAGCTGGCCGAGGACGATCGCATGGAGCAGCTGAACGCGCAGAAACGGAGAATGAAACAGCTTGAACACAAAATGGCCCTGGAAAAAATTCTTGAGGACCGTCGCAAACAGTGTATTGCAGAAAAA GAGCGTGAACTTAAAGAAAGAGAGTTAGAGAAGAGAAGACAAGAAAGTATCCGTGCAATTATTGAAGAGGAGAGACAGAAACTCTTGAAAGAGCATGCATGGAAATTGCTGGGTTACCTTCCTCGA GGAATACTCAAAGATGAAAATGATATTAACATGCTTGGAGAAGATTTCAGGTTGGCCTATCAGCAGAGAAGAGGTAATGAACTTTCAGAAGAGAGCTGA